A window from Cellulomonas sp. C5510 encodes these proteins:
- the pstC gene encoding phosphate ABC transporter permease subunit PstC, producing MTATQDLRSGPAAQGRSGLRADRALSQVRPRRGETAVRLLLRAAAALSVLITAGIVVSLLVPAIGFFQQVPVVEFLTGTRWAPQFADPSFGVLPLVTATAWTTAIALTVAVPCGLGAAAYLAEYARPRVRQVLKPVLELLAGVPTVVFGFFALSFVGPALRDRLGIDVGTFSILAAGLVMGVMIIPTVASLSEDAMSAVPNALREASAALGSNRMQTTLRVVFPAALSGIVAAVVLGISRAIGETMIVAIAAGARPQMVTDPTMEGATMTGFIARMALGDSRVGSLEYDTLFAVGLLLFLLTFVVNLISIRRVHRFRQEY from the coding sequence GGCCCTGAGCCAGGTGCGCCCTCGTCGCGGCGAGACCGCGGTCCGCCTCCTGCTGCGCGCGGCGGCGGCGTTGTCGGTGCTCATCACCGCCGGCATCGTCGTCTCCTTGCTGGTCCCGGCGATCGGGTTCTTCCAGCAGGTGCCGGTCGTGGAGTTCCTGACCGGCACGCGCTGGGCGCCGCAGTTCGCCGACCCGTCGTTCGGGGTGCTGCCGCTCGTGACCGCCACCGCCTGGACCACGGCGATCGCGCTGACCGTGGCGGTGCCCTGCGGGCTCGGCGCGGCGGCCTACCTCGCGGAGTACGCCCGCCCCCGGGTGCGCCAGGTCCTCAAGCCGGTCCTCGAGCTGCTCGCCGGTGTCCCGACGGTCGTCTTCGGGTTCTTCGCGCTGAGCTTCGTCGGCCCGGCCCTGCGCGACCGGCTCGGGATCGACGTCGGGACGTTCTCCATCCTGGCCGCGGGGCTGGTGATGGGCGTGATGATCATCCCGACGGTGGCCTCCCTGTCCGAGGACGCGATGAGCGCCGTGCCGAACGCGCTCCGCGAGGCATCGGCGGCGCTCGGCTCGAACCGGATGCAGACCACGCTGCGGGTCGTCTTCCCGGCCGCCCTGTCCGGGATCGTCGCCGCGGTGGTCCTGGGCATCTCGCGGGCGATCGGCGAGACGATGATCGTCGCGATCGCCGCCGGCGCCCGGCCCCAGATGGTCACCGACCCCACCATGGAAGGCGCCACCATGACCGGGTTCATCGCCCGCATGGCGCTCGGCGACTCCCGTGTGGGCTCCCTCGAGTACGACACCCTGTTCGCGGTGGGGCTGCTGCTGTTCCTGCTGACGTTCGTGGTGAACCTGATCAGCATCCGCCGCGTGCACCGGTTCCGGCAGGAGTACTGA
- the pstA gene encoding phosphate ABC transporter permease PstA, which translates to MTATTAPSAHRALPTGQRSRERSPGATLFLVLLWASLLVAFATLVTLLVSTVVEAGDRLGPTLLTEYPSSRPEEAGARPAVLGSLWVIGTTAVLSVPLGIAAAVHLEEFADRHSRVNRLLELNIQNLSAIPSIIYGMLAIGTLSLIGVQNKNIVIGGALALALLILPVIIISTREALRAVPREQRQASLALGATELQTTWRVTLPAAVPGISTGTILALSRALGEAAPLLLLGALVFISFDPNGLLSGFTTMPIQIFGWTNSPQAGFRELAAAASVLLVVILLAMNALAIIIRNRSQRRW; encoded by the coding sequence ATGACCGCCACCACCGCGCCGTCCGCCCACCGGGCGCTGCCGACCGGGCAGCGTTCCCGGGAGCGCAGCCCCGGCGCGACGCTGTTCCTGGTCCTGCTCTGGGCGAGCCTGCTCGTCGCGTTCGCGACCCTGGTGACGCTCCTCGTCAGCACGGTCGTCGAGGCGGGGGACCGCCTCGGCCCCACCTTGCTCACGGAGTACCCGTCGTCCCGGCCGGAGGAGGCCGGCGCGCGCCCCGCCGTCCTCGGCTCCCTGTGGGTGATCGGCACGACGGCGGTGCTCTCCGTCCCGCTCGGCATCGCCGCCGCCGTCCACCTGGAGGAGTTCGCCGACCGGCACAGCCGCGTGAACCGGCTGCTGGAGCTCAACATCCAGAACCTGTCGGCGATCCCGTCGATCATCTACGGGATGCTCGCGATCGGCACCCTGTCCCTCATCGGGGTGCAGAACAAGAACATCGTGATCGGCGGTGCACTCGCGCTCGCACTGCTGATCCTGCCGGTGATCATCATCTCGACCCGCGAGGCGCTGCGCGCCGTCCCGCGCGAGCAGCGCCAGGCGTCGCTCGCGCTGGGCGCGACCGAGCTGCAGACCACCTGGCGCGTGACGCTGCCGGCCGCGGTCCCCGGCATCTCCACCGGGACGATCCTGGCGCTCTCGCGGGCCCTGGGTGAGGCCGCGCCGTTGCTGCTGCTCGGCGCCCTGGTGTTCATCTCCTTCGACCCGAACGGGCTGCTGAGCGGCTTCACCACCATGCCCATCCAGATCTTCGGGTGGACCAACAGCCCCCAGGCGGGGTTCCGCGAGCTGGCGGCGGCCGCGTCCGTCCTGCTCGTCGTGATCCTGCTCGCCA